The Leishmania panamensis strain MHOM/PA/94/PSC-1 chromosome 32 sequence genome window below encodes:
- a CDS encoding 60S ribosomal protein L2, putative (TriTrypDB/GeneDB-style sysID: LpmP.32.4030), whose translation MGKTVLSCRKGNGSVYQVHGHKRLGSAKLRILDYAERHGYMRGVVKSIEHEAGRGAALARVEFRHPYKFRRVKELMVAPEGMFTGQSVFCGQKAPLAIGNVLPLGQITEGCIVCNVEAKPGDRGTLARASGDYCIIISHNHETGRTRLKLPSGQKKSVPSTSRAMIGIISGGGRIEKPVLKAGNSFYRFRGKRNCWPKVRGVARNPVEHPHGGGNHQHIGHPSTVSRHSPPGQKVGLIAARRTGRIRGGKAVKGAWHPEE comes from the coding sequence ATGGGTAAGACTGTGCTGAGCTGCCGCAAGGGCAACGGCTCTGTGTACCAGGTGCACGGCCACAAGCGCCTCGGCTCCGCCAAGCTGCGCATTCTGGACTACGCCGAGCGCCACGGCTACATGCGCGGCGTGGTGAAGTCGATCGAGCACGAGGCTGGTCGtggtgcggcgctggcgcgcgtGGAGTTCCGCCATCCGTACAAGTTCCGCCGTGTGAAGGAGCTGATGGTGGCGCCGGAAGGCATGTTCACTGGTCAGTCGGTGTTCTGCGGCCAGAAGGCGCCGCTCGCGATCGGCAACGTGCTGCCCCTGGGCCAGATCACGGAGGGCTGCATCGTGTGCAACGTGGAGGCGAAGCCTGGCGACCGCGGCACACTGGCGCGCGCGTCCGGCGACTACTGCATCATCATCTCGCACAACCACGAGACGGGCCGCACGCGCCTGAAGCTGCCGAGCGGGCAGAAGAAGTCTGTGCCGAGCACAAGCCGCGCGATGATTGGCatcatcagcggcggcggccgcatCGAGAAGCCCGTGCTGAAGGCCGGTAACTCGTTCTACCGCTTCCGCGGCAAGCGCAACTGCTGGCCCAAGGTGCGTGGTGTTGCCCGCAACCCGGTGGAGCACCCGCACGGTGGTGGTAATCATCAGCACATTGGTCACCCGTCGACGGTGTCGCGCCACTCGCCGCCGGGCCAGAAGGTGGGCCTGATCGCTgcccgccgcaccggccgTATTCGCGGCGGTAAGGCTGTCAAGGGCGCGTGGCACCCGGAGGAGTAA
- a CDS encoding endoplasmic reticulum vesicle transporter, putative (TriTrypDB/GeneDB-style sysID: LpmP.32.4040), which yields MHAARSWQKTDFFRHIPKDLTESTTSGAIISIACVTVMVLLFVGEVISYVSPRIQSDMIILPDLDETSTIKVSMDITFPKMPCAILTLDILDVLHNHMFNSMDHITRTRLDPAGKPISDGISSDLFVSAAEGCRLEGYIKVGKVPGNFHISSHGRQHLLMMHFPNGTNAEHSIHHLSFGTLDVKKLDKKAQLHPLDGKEHRSEVPKIYQYFLDIVPTIYESSFSTAHTYQFTGTSSSSPVPSRQMAAVVFQYQMSPITVRYSSARVSLTHFLTYVCAIIGGVYTVAGLLSRFVHSSAAQFQRRILGKAD from the coding sequence ATGCACGCGGCTCGTAGTTGGCAAAAGACGGATTTCTTCCGTCACATACCGAAGGACCTTACGGAGTCCACAACTTCTGGCGCCATCATTTCCATTGCGTGCGTCACTGTGATGGTTTTGCTGTTTGTTGGGGAGGTTATCTCTTACGTTTCCCCTCGCATACAGTCCGACATGATTATCTTACCAGATCTGGATGAAACGAGTACCATCAAGGTTTCCATGGACATAACGTTTCCAAAGATGCCCTGCGCCATTTTGACTCTGGACATCCTCGATGTTCTGCACAACCACATGTTCAACTCGATGGACCACATTACCCGAACCCGCCTTGATCCCGCAGGGAAGCCGATCTCCGATGGGATATCTAGTGACCTCTttgtcagcgccgccgagggGTGTCGTCTAGAGGGCTACATTAAAGTTGGCAAAGTCCCAGGCAATTTCCACATCTCGTCCCACGGACGGCAGCATCTGCTGATGATGCACTTTCCCAACGGTACTAACGCCGAGCATAGCATTCACCACCTGTCCTTTGGTACCCTCGATGTAAAGAAGCTCGACAAGAAGGCCCAACTCCACCCGCTTGATGGGAAAGAGCACCGGAGCGAGGTGCCCAAGATCTATCAGTACTTCCTCGATATTGTGCCTACCATCTACGAGAGCAGCTTCTCTACCGCCCACACGTACCAGTTTACTGGGACCTCGAGCAGCAGTCCTGTGCCCTCGAGGCAGatggctgctgttgtgttCCAGTATCAGATGTCCCCCATCACAGTGCGTTACTCATCGGCACGCGTCTCGCTTACCCACTTTCTGACATACGTCTGCGCTATCATCGGCGGCGTCTACACCGTCGCGGGACTACTGTCGCGCTTCGTTCACAGTTCTGCAGCTCAGTTTCAGCGCCGTATACTAGGCAAGGCAGACTAG
- a CDS encoding DNA repair helicase, putative (TriTrypDB/GeneDB-style sysID: LpmP.32.4050) gives MAYSLNGDARIGEKCLFVESRAQSDGYIMILAESFRGSYETIRPLLTTLAEAVSRPSLIHEYRLTPFSLGAAVSNGIDATEATTFLETYAYGLAACSERRQRVRQFIESCMRRYNLVRVIIDSARTLVQCKNEETAQMLLCDTVITSVAATPPQIFYETSSWAENPAPYPSFLLQSRAMSKVVAARCMVLGFPIQQQYDFENDTSVRKAHISLRTQTKPRRYQIEAVDAAIHDGTLNSGCILLPCGAGKTLLGIMLMCKVKKPTLVVCAGSVSVEQWRSQILDYATLEAPSPTDNDDAADTQGGCSHQIKSGATRIACLTGKQKDPITEETDVVLTTYSMLVTAHKAKLRQHATTTAGEDDLFTGRGLRKRKENPKEKLFAPYGLLILDEVHVMPAESFRGSLGFIDAKGIVGLTATYVREDHKILDLFHLVGPKLYDISMEALASQGYLANVHCVEVRTPMTKEFGLEYMDHRRRAAGTSKTPVLVMLAAANPNKMMCVRELVWQHLDVGAKILVCCDHIMLLKEYGELLNAPVICGSTQHKERLMIFSDFQSTSKINVICVSRVGDVSVNLPNANVVIQVSSHGGSRRQEAQRLGRILRPKERAANGRAVDAWFYSIISMDTIEMNYAAHRTAFLVDQGYACRVMEYIPFESSANTSLGRMKQLAKKERVGDAVSIKQEFLYETVHQSSVLWSRAAERSGHSAGADDRRTESLSYQLGLLSKVVSSWEMEFQQECRKRRRTAAEDVAENATDDADGVTEARSMRTYAAIKNEWRISGDHETRATALHNLVGVEDGFVYHEL, from the coding sequence ATGGCGTACTCGCTTAATGGCGATGCCCGGATCGGCGAAAAGTGCCTATTCGTTGAGAGCAGGGCACAGTCGGACGGCTATATCATGATCCTCGCGGAGTCATTCCGCGGCAGCTACGAGACAATCCGCCCTCTCTTGACGACGCTAGCGGAGGCCGTCTCGCGCCCTTCACTGATTCACGAGTACCGGCTGACACCGTTCTccctcggcgccgccgtgtcAAACGGAATCGACGCTACGGAGGCGACCACCTTCTTGGAGACGTATGCGTATGGGCTTGCAGCCTGCAGCGAAAGACGTCAGCGTGTGCGGCAGTTCATCGAATCCTGCATGAGGCGCTACAACCTTGTCCGCGTTATTATCGACTCCGCGAGGACCCTTGTGCAGTGCAAGAATGAGGAGACGGCTCAGATGCTGCTATGCGATACCGTGATCACCTCGGTAGCGGCAACGCCGCCTCAGATTTTTTACGAGACGAGCTCCTGGGCGGAGAACCCAGCACCTTACCCCTCGTTCCTGCTGCAGAGTAGGGCTATGTCGAAGGTGGTGGCCGCCCGGTGCATGGTGCTGGGCTTCCCTATTCAGCAGCAGTACGACTTTGAGAATGACACGTCGGTTCGTAAGGCGCATATCTCACTGCGTACACAGACAAAGCCACGACGCTATCAGATCGAGGCGGTAGACGCCGCTATCCACGACGGCACCCTCAACAGCGGATGCATACTCCTCCCCTGCGGCGCCGGAAAGACGCTGCTAGGCATCATGCTCATGTGCAAGGTGAAGAAGCCGACGCTGGTCGTGTGCGCCGGCAGTGTCAGTGTTGAGCAATGGAGGAGCCAAATTCTCGACTATGCCACATTGGAGGCACCATCGCCGACAGACAACGATGATGCAGCTGACACTCAGGGCGGTTGCTCCCACCAAATCAAGAGCGGTGCCACCCGCATTGCGTGCCTGACAGGCAAGCAGAAGGATCCCATCACAGAGGAGACGGACGTTGTGCTGACGACCTACAGCATGCTGGTCACGGCGCACAAGGCTAAGTTGCGCCAGCATGCGACAACAACAGCCGGCGAGGACGACCTGTTCACGGGACGAGGACTGCGCAAGCGGAAAGAGAACCCGAAGGAGAAGCTCTTCGCCCCCTATGGGCTGTTAATTCTGGATGAGGTGCACGTGATGCCAGCGGAGAGTTTTCGCGGGAGCCTCGGCTTCATTGATGCCAAGGGTATTGTAGGCCTTACCGCCACCTACGTGCGCGAAGATCACAAGATTCTTGacctcttccacctcgtGGGGCCGAAGCTGTACGACATTTCAATGGAGGCCCTCGCTTCACAGGGCTACCTTGCCAATGTACACTGCGTCGAGGTGCGCACTCCAATGACGAAGGAGTTTGGGCTCGAGTACATGGACCACCGCCGGAGAGCCGCAGGGACGAGCAAGACCCCGGTACTGGTGATGTTGGCTGCTGCAAACCCGAACAAAATGATGTGTGTGCGAGAGCTTGTGTGGCAGCACCTCGACGTCGGCGCCAAAATCCTTGTCTGCTGCGACCACATTATGCTACTGAAGGAGTACGGGGAGCTGCTCAACGCACCGGTGATATGTGGCAGCACGCAGCACAAGGAGCGACTGATGATCTTCTCCGACTTTCAGAGCACGTCGAAGATTAACGTGATATGCGTCTCGCGCGTTGGCGACGTGAGCGTGAACCTGCCCAACGCAAACGTCGTGATCCAGGTGTCCAGCCACGGCGGCAGTCGCCGTCAGGAAGCCCAGAGGCTAGGGAGAATCCTGCGGCCAAAGGAGCGCGCCGCGAACGGGAGGGCAGTGGATGCATGGTTTTACTCCATTATTAGCATGGACACCATCGAGATGAATTACGCGGCTCACcgcaccgccttcctcgtTGACCAAGGGTACGCCTGCCGCGTCATGGAGTACATCCCGTTCGAGTCATCAGCCAACACCAGTTTAGGACGCATGAAACAGCTGGCGAAGAAGGAGCGCGTTGGCGACGCGGTGAGCATCAAGCAGGAGTTCTTATACGAGACGGTACACCAGTCAAGCGTCTTGTGGTCGCGAGCCGCCGAACGCTCTGGCCACAGCGCCGGGGCTGACGACCGTCGCACCGAGTCGCTGTCGTATCAGCTTGGACTGCTCTCGAAGGTGGTGTCCAGCTGGGAAATGGAGTTCCAGCAAGAGTGTcgcaagcgccgccgcactgctgcggaGGACGTCGCCGAAAACGCTACTGATGACGCGGATGGCGTGACGGAGGCTCGTTCGATGCGGACCTACGCCGCCATCAAGAATGAGTGGAGGATCAGCGGTGATCACGAGACTCGTGCCACAGCGCTACACAACCTTGTTGGCGTCGAAGACGGGTTTGTGTACCACGAGCTCTAG